From Enterococcus mediterraneensis, the proteins below share one genomic window:
- a CDS encoding dihydroorotate dehydrogenase: MDLSIDLPGLKLKNPIMPASGCFGFGKEYGEYYDLNQLGSIMIKATTPKARFGNETPRVAETPSGMLNAIGLQNPGMEVVMDTYLPELQEKYPDLPIIANVAGACEEDYVEVCGKIGEAPNVHAIELNISCPNVKHGGIAFGTDPQVAYELTKAVKAVAKVPVYVKLSPNVTDIVPIAKAIEKGGADGFTMINTLLGMRIDLKSRKPILANQTGGLSGPAIKPVAIRLIHQVAGVSDLPIIGMGGVMTVDDVLEMFMAGASAVAVGTANFTDPYICPKLIEELPIRMAELGIESLQQLIKEVREERK, encoded by the coding sequence ATGGATCTGTCTATCGATCTGCCGGGATTGAAATTAAAAAATCCAATTATGCCGGCAAGCGGCTGTTTCGGATTTGGTAAAGAATACGGCGAATATTATGACCTCAATCAATTAGGCTCCATCATGATCAAAGCCACAACTCCAAAAGCCCGTTTTGGAAATGAAACACCCCGGGTAGCAGAAACTCCTAGCGGAATGCTGAACGCGATCGGTTTACAAAATCCCGGTATGGAAGTTGTCATGGATACCTATCTGCCGGAACTTCAAGAAAAATATCCTGATCTGCCGATCATCGCTAATGTGGCAGGTGCTTGTGAAGAAGATTATGTCGAAGTGTGCGGCAAGATCGGCGAAGCGCCGAATGTCCATGCTATCGAGCTGAATATCTCCTGCCCGAATGTCAAACATGGCGGGATCGCTTTTGGTACGGATCCGCAAGTAGCCTATGAATTGACAAAAGCGGTAAAAGCGGTAGCGAAAGTTCCCGTCTACGTCAAATTGTCCCCCAATGTCACTGATATCGTTCCCATCGCAAAAGCTATCGAAAAAGGCGGGGCGGATGGATTTACGATGATCAATACACTGCTGGGGATGCGGATCGACCTAAAGTCCCGCAAACCCATCTTGGCCAATCAAACAGGCGGACTGTCAGGTCCTGCGATCAAACCGGTAGCTATCCGACTGATCCATCAAGTTGCCGGCGTTTCCGATCTGCCCATCATCGGGATGGGTGGCGTAATGACAGTGGACGACGTACTGGAAATGTTCATGGCCGGTGCTAGTGCCGTAGCAGTCGGAACAGCGAACTTCACGGATCCATATATTTGTCCAAAATTGATCGAAGAACTGCCGATCCGTATGGCGGAGTTAGGCATCGAATCACTGCAGCAGCTAATCAAAGAAGTACGGGAGGAACGGAAATGA
- the pyrF gene encoding orotidine-5'-phosphate decarboxylase: protein MNQRPIIALDFSSRGEVELFFKKFPKNESLFVKIGMELFYQEGPETVRWLKRNGHDVFLDLKLHDIPNTVEKAMRGLAGLGVDITCVHAAGGVKMMEAALRGLEEGTPMGKERPKLLAITQLTSTTEQQMHDDQLIDVSLEESVIHYAKCAQKAGLDGVVSSALEVAKIKQATTPDFVCLTPGIRPTGSEIGDQKRVVTPGTAREVGSTYIVVGRPITQAADPYAAYTKIKNEWNGENQ from the coding sequence ATGAATCAACGTCCAATCATCGCATTAGACTTTTCCAGTCGCGGAGAAGTAGAATTATTTTTCAAAAAATTTCCTAAAAATGAATCACTGTTCGTTAAGATCGGCATGGAACTTTTTTATCAAGAAGGACCGGAGACGGTTCGCTGGTTGAAACGCAATGGTCATGATGTCTTTTTAGATCTGAAGCTCCATGATATTCCCAATACCGTTGAAAAAGCGATGCGGGGATTGGCAGGATTGGGTGTAGATATCACTTGTGTCCATGCTGCCGGCGGCGTCAAAATGATGGAAGCCGCATTACGAGGATTAGAAGAAGGGACACCAATGGGCAAAGAACGTCCGAAGTTATTGGCGATCACCCAACTGACCTCTACAACAGAACAGCAGATGCATGATGATCAGCTGATCGATGTTTCCTTAGAAGAAAGCGTGATCCATTATGCAAAATGTGCGCAAAAAGCGGGACTTGACGGGGTTGTTTCTTCAGCATTGGAAGTTGCCAAAATCAAACAAGCAACGACACCTGATTTTGTCTGCTTGACTCCTGGGATCCGCCCGACTGGAAGTGAAATCGGTGATCAAAAACGTGTCGTAACACCGGGCACAGCTCGCGAAGTCGGTTCTACTTACATCGTTGTGGGGCGACCTATCACGCAAGCCGCTGATCCTTATGCCGCTTATACAAAAATCAAAAACGAATGGAATGGAGAAAATCAATGA
- a CDS encoding dihydroorotate dehydrogenase electron transfer subunit has protein sequence MKQELMTIISQKNLAPRIYEMTLSGELVQEMTTPGQFLHIRVPRQDLLLRRPISLNQIDRENGTCRIIYRTEGDGTKVFSELTSGDSLDVLGPLGNGFDLSGLQAGDTAYIVGGGIGVPPLYELSRQLKAMGVTPVHFLGFASKEVMYYQEKFMDLGETRIATDDGSYGVHGNVGNLLLADTEKAVPSAVFACGSNGLLKTVEQLFHEHPNTQLSLESRMACGIGACYACVCHLQEDETGEKSVKVCDEGPVFPAGKVVL, from the coding sequence ATGAAACAAGAACTTATGACGATCATATCGCAAAAAAATCTAGCGCCGCGAATCTATGAAATGACCCTTTCAGGGGAACTAGTCCAAGAAATGACCACACCAGGTCAGTTTCTGCATATCCGAGTGCCTAGACAGGATCTATTATTAAGAAGGCCGATCAGTCTTAATCAGATTGATCGAGAAAACGGGACTTGCAGGATCATCTATCGAACAGAAGGTGATGGCACGAAAGTTTTTTCTGAACTAACGTCAGGCGACTCTTTAGATGTATTGGGGCCATTAGGCAATGGATTCGATCTTTCAGGGTTGCAGGCAGGAGATACCGCCTATATCGTTGGCGGCGGTATCGGTGTTCCGCCTCTTTATGAGCTGTCCCGGCAATTGAAAGCGATGGGAGTGACACCAGTCCATTTTCTAGGCTTTGCTTCGAAAGAAGTGATGTATTATCAAGAAAAATTCATGGATCTAGGCGAGACTCGCATCGCAACTGATGACGGCAGCTATGGCGTCCATGGCAATGTCGGTAATTTGCTGTTAGCTGATACTGAAAAAGCGGTGCCTTCTGCGGTCTTTGCCTGCGGAAGCAATGGATTATTAAAGACCGTCGAGCAATTGTTTCATGAACATCCCAACACGCAATTGTCATTAGAATCCCGCATGGCTTGCGGGATCGGCGCTTGCTATGCTTGTGTCTGCCATCTCCAAGAAGATGAAACAGGCGAAAAAAGCGTGAAGGTCTGTGACGAAGGTCCAGTCTTCCCAGCTGGAAAGGTGGTTTTATAA
- the pyrE gene encoding orotate phosphoribosyltransferase, whose protein sequence is MTLEMTIAKDLLEIEAVFLSPNEPFTWASGIKSPIYCDNRITMSYPAIRKEIAAGLAEKIKENYPDVEVIAGTATAGIPHAAWVADILDLPMVYIRSKAKDHGKGNQIEGRITDGQKMVVIEDLISTGGSVLEACEAAKREGADVLGVAAIFTYELPKGKARFEEAKTPLVTLTNYSALLEVALETDYINQEDMKLLKDWKEDPENWLK, encoded by the coding sequence ATGACATTAGAGATGACGATCGCCAAAGATCTTTTAGAGATAGAAGCTGTCTTTTTAAGTCCTAACGAACCTTTTACTTGGGCAAGCGGGATCAAAAGCCCCATTTACTGCGACAATCGGATCACGATGAGCTATCCGGCTATTCGTAAAGAGATCGCTGCGGGTCTTGCAGAAAAAATCAAAGAAAATTATCCTGATGTGGAAGTGATCGCAGGGACCGCGACGGCTGGTATCCCTCATGCGGCTTGGGTAGCAGATATCCTTGATTTGCCGATGGTCTATATCCGCAGCAAAGCCAAAGATCATGGCAAAGGCAATCAAATCGAAGGTCGGATCACTGACGGACAAAAAATGGTAGTGATCGAAGATTTGATCTCCACCGGCGGCAGCGTTCTTGAAGCGTGCGAAGCGGCAAAAAGAGAGGGAGCGGACGTTTTAGGTGTTGCGGCGATCTTTACGTACGAACTGCCAAAAGGCAAAGCACGTTTTGAAGAAGCGAAAACACCTTTAGTTACTTTGACTAACTACAGCGCATTGCTGGAAGTCGCGTTAGAGACTGATTATATCAATCAAGAAGATATGAAACTTTTAAAAGACTGGAAAGAAGATCCGGAAAACTGGCTAAAATGA